The following are from one region of the Natronosporangium hydrolyticum genome:
- a CDS encoding serine/threonine-protein kinase, with the protein MSERRPQVVVPTIPGLSNLSVLARGGYATIYRAIQDSIGREVAVKVENRTLEGERDQRRFLREARAAGQMSAHPYVVDLHDVGVTADQHPYMIMELCDGSYAERLRAAPLTPSETRDVGTKIADALAVAHDSGVLHRDIKPANLLISRFGEPLLADFGLAVLAETRETSITLEVHTPAYSPPETLRYGSPTSAVDVYGLSATLYAMLSGRPPRLQPDRSPSVLALLELFEEPIPEVPGVSASFIDLLRLGMANDPLARPSAGRLRDLLAELVLERPPGPEAVRASARVPTGGYAQPSAGATEAG; encoded by the coding sequence GTGAGCGAACGAAGGCCGCAGGTGGTTGTGCCGACGATCCCCGGATTGTCCAACTTGTCGGTGCTCGCCCGCGGCGGATACGCCACGATCTACCGGGCCATCCAGGATTCGATCGGCCGCGAGGTGGCGGTCAAGGTCGAGAATCGCACGTTGGAGGGCGAGCGCGACCAGCGCCGGTTCCTCCGTGAGGCGCGCGCCGCCGGGCAGATGTCGGCGCATCCGTACGTGGTCGATCTGCACGACGTGGGGGTGACCGCCGACCAACACCCGTACATGATCATGGAGTTGTGCGACGGTTCATACGCGGAGCGGCTGCGCGCCGCCCCGCTTACCCCCAGCGAGACCCGCGATGTCGGGACGAAGATCGCGGACGCGCTGGCGGTGGCGCACGACAGCGGGGTGCTGCACCGGGACATCAAACCGGCGAACCTGTTGATCAGCCGGTTTGGTGAGCCGCTGCTCGCCGACTTCGGGTTGGCGGTGCTCGCGGAGACCCGCGAGACCTCGATCACCCTGGAGGTGCACACACCGGCGTACTCTCCCCCCGAGACCCTGCGGTATGGCTCACCGACCTCCGCGGTCGACGTGTATGGGCTCAGCGCCACGCTGTACGCGATGCTCAGCGGCCGGCCGCCGCGGCTGCAACCGGATCGCAGCCCCAGCGTGTTGGCGCTGCTGGAGCTGTTCGAGGAGCCGATCCCAGAGGTGCCCGGGGTGTCGGCCAGCTTCATCGATCTGCTGCGGCTGGGGATGGCGAACGATCCGCTGGCCCGCCCCAGCGCCGGCCGGCTCCGGGATCTGCTGGCGGAGCTGGTGCTGGAACGGCCGCCGGGGCCGGAGGCGGTGCGCGCGTCGGCCCGGGTGCCGACCGGCGGCTACGCCCAGCCCTCCGCCGGCGCCACCGAAGCCGGGTAA